In one Alnus glutinosa chromosome 12, dhAlnGlut1.1, whole genome shotgun sequence genomic region, the following are encoded:
- the LOC133852113 gene encoding pyrophosphate--fructose 6-phosphate 1-phosphotransferase subunit alpha-like isoform X2 has translation MLLSTEAAETGSGEVLARLVVLGTRKQMFCNGNPEKLLKDNPYQNQELPQLYESDPNKKAIGFCTEDLVYMEKIKELQDYLEKVKNMVKPGCSQEVLKVALSSMSSLVNFLSSMSTRPKLHASL, from the exons ATGCTTCTATCAACCGAAGCCGCCGAA ACGGGAAGTGGAGAAGTTTTAGCAAGACTAGTGGTTTTGGGGACACGCAAGCAAATG TTTTGTAACGGAAATCCTGAAAAGCTTTTGAAGGACAATCCCTATCAAAATCAAGAACTCCCTCAGTTGTATGAATCAGATCCTAATAAGAAGGCCATAGGTTTTTGCACAGAAGACCTAGTCTATATGGAGAAGATTAAGGAGTTGCAGGATTACCTTGAAAAG GTAAAGAACATGGTGAAGCCAGGTTGCTCACAAGAAGTGCTGAAGGTTGCCTTGAGTTCTATGTCCTCACTCGTCAACTTCCTCTCCTCCATGTCCACCAGACCAAAGCTTCATGCTTCACTCTAA
- the LOC133852113 gene encoding pyrophosphate--fructose 6-phosphate 1-phosphotransferase subunit alpha-like isoform X1, producing the protein MLLSTEAAEVSTGSGEVLARLVVLGTRKQMFCNGNPEKLLKDNPYQNQELPQLYESDPNKKAIGFCTEDLVYMEKIKELQDYLEKVKNMVKPGCSQEVLKVALSSMSSLVNFLSSMSTRPKLHASL; encoded by the exons ATGCTTCTATCAACCGAAGCCGCCGAAGTTTCT ACGGGAAGTGGAGAAGTTTTAGCAAGACTAGTGGTTTTGGGGACACGCAAGCAAATG TTTTGTAACGGAAATCCTGAAAAGCTTTTGAAGGACAATCCCTATCAAAATCAAGAACTCCCTCAGTTGTATGAATCAGATCCTAATAAGAAGGCCATAGGTTTTTGCACAGAAGACCTAGTCTATATGGAGAAGATTAAGGAGTTGCAGGATTACCTTGAAAAG GTAAAGAACATGGTGAAGCCAGGTTGCTCACAAGAAGTGCTGAAGGTTGCCTTGAGTTCTATGTCCTCACTCGTCAACTTCCTCTCCTCCATGTCCACCAGACCAAAGCTTCATGCTTCACTCTAA
- the LOC133851531 gene encoding probable UDP-arabinopyranose mutase 5, whose product MRTPPSLLSLTIDSALHNLSSIADLSPIPDHILLDLFLRTLGAGKLTEKVLKLFMATGKDEVISLIEALNIQHHILAPVLPTTNIKDAEVDIVIGALHSDLTTFMNEWKPVFSRFHLIIVKDPDLSEELQIPEGFNLDVYTKSDIDQVVGSSTSILFSGYSCRYFGYLISRKKYIISVDDDCIPARDTKGTLVDIVAQHITNLATPATPFFFNTLYDPYRKGADFVRGYPFSMRSGVECGLSCGLWLNLADYDAPTQALKPEQKNSRYVDAVMTVPAGALMPVSGINMAFNRELVGPALLPALRLAGEGKLRWETVEDIWSGMCVKVICDHLGLGVKSGLPYVWRKERGNAIESLKKEWEGVKLMEEVVPFFQSVRLRRSAVTAEDCVVEMAKTVKEQLGQADPMFARAAEAMVEWVKLWKAVQSS is encoded by the exons ATGAGAACCCCGCCATCGCTGCTTTCTCTCACAATTGACTCAGCCCTTCACAACCTCTCCAGCATCGCCGATCTCTCTCCCATCCCGGATCACATCCTCCTCGACCTCTTCCTG AGAACCTTGGGAGCTGGTAAACTGACGGAAAAGGTTTTGAAGCTATTCATGGCAACTGGCAAAGATGAAGTGATTTCACTCATTGAGGCACTCAATATCCAGCATCATATCCTCGCCCCTGTACTTCCTACCA CAAATATCAAGGATGCTGAGGTCGATATTGTGATTGGGGCACTCCACTCTGACCTGACGACATTTATGAATGAGTGGAAACCTGTGTTTTCGCGGTTCCACCTGATAATTGTTAAAGACCCTGATCTCTCAGAGGAACTCCAAATACCTGAAGGCTTTAACCTTGACGTTTACACTAAGTCTGACATAGATCAAGTTGTGGGTTCTTCCACTTCCATTCTCTTCTCTGGTTACTCATGCAGGTATTTTGGTTATCTTATATCCCGGAAGAAATACATCATTTCAGTTGATGATGATTGCATTCCAGCTAGGGACACTAAAGGCACTCTAGTAGATATTGTGGCCCAGCATATTACCAACCTCGCAACTCCGGCGAcccctttctttttcaataCACTCTATGATCCTTACCGTAAGGGAGCCGACTTTGTTCGTGGTTATCCCTTTAGCATGCGGAGTGGGGTTGAATGTGGCTTGTCATGTGGACTGTGGCTCAATCTAGCAGACTATGATGCACCAACACAAGCGCTCAAGCCAGAACAGAAGAATTCTCGGTATGTGGATGCTGTTATGACTGTGCCGGCAGGGGCTTTGATGCCTGTAAGTGGAATCAACATGGCTTTTAATCGTGAGTTGGTCGGGCCTGCTTTGCTCCCAGCTTTGAGGTTAGCAGGGGAAGGGAAGTTGAGGTGGGAAACAGTGGAAGATATATGGTCTGGAATGTGTGTAAAGGTTATATGTGATCACCTTGGGCTTGGTGTGAAGAGTGGGCTACCTTATGTGTGGAGGAAAGAAAGGGGCAATGCCATAGAGAGTTTGAAAAAAGAGTGGGAAGGGGTGAAGCTGATGGAGGAAGTGGTCCCTTTCTTTCAGTCGGTTAGATTGCGGCGATCTGCAGTAACAGCTGAGGATTGTGTGGTTGAGATGGCAAAAACCGTGAAGGAGCAGCTGGGACAGGCGGATCCGATGTTTGCTCGTGCTGCTGAAGCCATGGTGGAGTGGGTCAAGCTTTGGAAGGCAGTTCAATCCAGCTAA
- the LOC133852376 gene encoding uncharacterized protein LOC133852376 has product MQKLVVHGEKVPCGFPSLEELRIAYMVNLKITWHNNFTVDSFFNPKAMKVEFCENLIVQETFAITATQLKELHLLHLPKLKHIWNKDPQEILSFQNPLEVHAMGCESLETPLPGAEEDFPESQKVEFDDHGRVKEIVLRFQNSSVFPQESILQIGRC; this is encoded by the exons atgcaaaaattggtagttcatggagaaaag GTTCCATGTGGATTCCCTAGTTTGGAAGAATTGAGAATCGCCTACATGGTTAACTTGAAAATTACATGGCACAACAACTTCACTGTAGATTCCTTTTTCAACCCAAAGGCAATGAAAGTTGAGTTTTGTGAGAATCTTATTGTTCAAGAAACATTTGCTATTACAGCCactcaattaaaagaattgcatcttcttcatcttccaaAACTGAAGCATATATGGAATAAGGACCCTCAAGAAATTTTAAGCTTTCAAAATCCACTTGAAGTACATGCTATGGGATGTGAGAGCTTGGAAACTCCCCTTCCAGGTGCTGAGGAAGACTTTCCTGAAAGTCAGAAAGTTGAGTTTGACGATCATGGCCGAGTCAAGGAAATTGTTCTGAGGTTCCAAAACTCGAGTGTTTTCCCCCAGGAGTCCATACTTCAGATTGGCCGCTGTTGA
- the LOC133852572 gene encoding disease resistance protein At4g27190-like yields MSRTNSSVKKYRKKKKKRERSRMEILIAIAGKVVDCMVEPVKQWLCYSIHYNSNIESMKKQVEKLRDARDRVQHSVDAAIRNGEEIEGDVKNWLKEADGIIELVRKDSEGEEEEKRKCCNGTFLNLKLRHQLSQKAKKIVQDIDKALEIGKFDKVSYHPPQHGIVTTRCRDYVDSESRMSTVKRLMEALRDDNIHLIGVWGMAGVGKTTLVREVANQAKQENLFVEVPIVNVTETPDHKQIQIDIACVLGLQLDVESSVTGRAIRLRERLTKTKDKKMILVILDDICEYLDLEKIGIPSEGCKVLLTSRNRDVLVQAMSTEKDFGLEVLGEEEAWSLFEKMAGDCVNKDNMRSTATEVAKACAGLPLALVTVSKALKNKSLNEWKDALQLLRRPATRNLPRMQSPIYSSIELSYSHLESEEVKYFFLRCAQMHFSIYHQDLLKYCYGLGSFHGINTLEEARHRLDRLVGNLKDSCLLLDCPDHGSKEFHTHMHSVVRRVARLIASKDHNMITVREDDGLKERLDVDSLKSCKEFSISGGDFHELPNGVEYCPELRFLHVYGGDRPLQISDTFFEGMGKLQVLDFTEMQLPALPSSLGLLRNLQTLCLDQCVLGDIAIIGELKNLVILSLMNSNISQLPREIGLLTHLRLLDLSNCSKLEVIPPNVLSRLEALEELYMGNNFVQWEAEKLNNASLVELKHLSHLTTLEIDIRDASNLPKDFLFKKLERYVIFVGDVWDRSYKREVSKTLKLKLNESFQSEVGIKMLLKRTESLYLDELKGVKSAWKKYAMANFPAT; encoded by the exons ATGTCAAGAACTAATTCAAGCGTGAAGAAATACAG aaaaaaaaaaaaaaagagagagagatcaagaaTGGAGATTCTCATTGCGATTGCTGGAAAAGTCGTTGACTGCATGGTTGAACCAGTCAAACAGTGGCTATGTTACTCGATTCACTACAACAGCAACATTGAGAGTATGAAGAAGCAGGTAGAGAAGTTGCGGGATGCTAGAGATCGCGTGCAACATTCCGTTGATGCTGCTATAAGAAACGGTGAAGAAATTGAAGGTGATGTTAAAAATTGGTTGAAAGAGGCGGATGGGATTATAGAGTTGGTCAGGAAGGATTctgaaggtgaagaagaagaaaaaaggaagtgcTGTAATGGGACATTCCTGAACTTGAAGCTGCGACATCAGCTAAGCCAGAAAGCAAAGAAGATTGTGCAAGATATCGATAAAGCCCTGGAAATAGGTAAATTTGACAAAGTTTCCTACCATCCTCCTCAACATGGGATAGTGACTACCAGATGTAGGGATTACGTGGACTCTGAATCAAGAATGTCGACTGTGAAGAGACTTATGGAGGCACTGAGAGATGATAATATCCACCTGATCGGGGTGTGGGGGATGGCTGGTGTGGGAAAGACTACGCTAGTGAGAGAAGTTGCCAACCAAGCAAAGCAAGAAAATTTATTCGTTGAGGTGCCTATAGTAAATGTGACCGAGACCCCAGAccataaacaaattcaaatagacaTCGCGTGCGTGCTAGGTCTACAGCTTGATGTGGAAAGTAGTGTAACCGGAAGAGCAATTCGTCTACGGGAGAggttaacaaaaacaaaagacaagaaGATGATACTTGTTATCCTTGATGACATATGTGAGTATCTCGATTTAGAGAAAATTGGAATTCCTTCTGAGGGATGCAAAGTATTACTCACATCCAGAAATCGAGATGTATTAGTTCAAGCAATGAGCACCGAAAAGGATTTTGGACTTGAAGTTTTAGGTGAAGAAGAAGCCTGGAGTTTATTTGAGAAGATGGCGGGTGATTGTGTGAATAAAGACAATATGCGAAGCACAGCAACTGAGGTAGCTAAAGCTTGTGCAGGTCTGCCTCTTGCACTTGTAACAGTTTCTAAGgcattaaaaaataagagtttaaatgaatggaagGATGCACTGCAGCTACTAAGAAGACCCGCTACTAGAAACCTACCAAGAATGCAGTCACCTATATATTCTTCTATAGAGCTAAGTTATAGTCATCTTGAAAGTGAAGAggttaaatatttctttttgcGTTGTGCTCAAATGCATTTCTCCATCTACCATCAGGACTTACTGAAATATTGTTATGGTTTGGGTTCATTTCATGGCATTAATACATTGGAAGAAGCAAGACACAGATTAGATAGACTAGTTGGTAATCTGAAAGACTCTTGTCTGTTGCTAGATTGTCCTGATCATGGCTCTAAGGAGTTTCATACGCATATGCATAGTGTTGTTCGTCGTGTTGCTAGATTAATTGCGTCAAAGGATCATAATATGATTACTGTGAGAGAAGATGATGGCCTAAAAGAAAGGCTAGATGTGGATTCACTCAAAAGTTGCAAGGAGTTCTCTATTAGTGGTGGAGATTTCCATGAACTTCCTAATGGAGTGGAATATTGTCCAGAATTAAGATTCTTGCATGTGTATGGTGGAGATCGTCCTTTGCAAATCTCAGATACTTTTTTTGAAGGGATGGGAAAGCTCCAAGTTTTGGATTTCACAGAAATGCAACTTCCAGCACTGCCTTCATCACTTGGTCTCCTTAGAAACCTGCAAACATTGTGCCTGGATCAATGTGTGTTGGGAGACATAGCTATAATTGGAGAGCTCAAGAACTTAGTAATTCTTAGCCTTATGAATTCCAACATTTCGCAATTGCCAAGAGAAATAGGGTTGTTGACTCATTTGCGGTTGTTGGATTTAAGCAATTGTTCCAAGCTTGAAGTGATTCCACCTAATGTCCTATCAAGGTTGGAAGCACTAGAAGAGTTGTATATGGGAAACAATTTTGTTCAGTGGGAGGCTGAAAAACTCAATAATGCTAGCCTTGTTGAGCTAAAGCATTTGTCCCATTTGACCACTTTAGAGATAGATATTCGAGATGCCAGTAATTTGCCAAaagattttttgttcaaaaagttAGAAAGATACGTAATATTTGTAGGAGATGTTTGGGACAGGTCTTACAAGCGTGAAGTctcaaaaacactaaaactcaAGCTGAATGAAAGCTTTCAATCAGAGGTTGGGATTAAAATGCTGTTGAAGAGAACAGAAAGTCTTTATTTAGATGAGTTAAAGGGTGTTAAGAGT GCTTGGAAGAAATATGCCATGGCCAACTTCCCAGCTACTTGA